The following coding sequences lie in one Primulina huaijiensis isolate GDHJ02 chromosome 2, ASM1229523v2, whole genome shotgun sequence genomic window:
- the LOC140961498 gene encoding probable E3 ubiquitin-protein ligase BAH1-like, whose translation MKFGEAFTEYLQAHQERFLEDCSHVEYKRLKKVLKSCRTCRDLKDSYEVNNGKGDALSRLCQCESCPVCDQKFFSELAKEASDIAGCFSSRVRHLLNLHEHKIQRFITFVRQCFQSPQQATEQECRMLIEYVIMNALAIRKILKKYDKVHSSDNGRKFKSKMLSEHIEVLQSPWLIELGAFYINFSKSNGGRSDEPLNPFSCDLITTEPKMTLMLPDMVKLEYNLTCPICLELVFKPYALGCGHLFCKSCACSAASVMIFEGPKAACSGSKCPVCREVGVYCNAVHMIELSLLLKKQCKESWKERAAEERAEISRQTKMYWDVQSKYMIGY comes from the exons ATGAAATTTGGGGAGGCGTTTACGGAGTATCTGCAGGCTCATCAGGAGAGGTTTCTAGAAGACTGCAGTCACGTCGAGTATAAAAGGCTCAAGAAAGTGCTCAAAAGTTGCAGGACATGCAGGGATCTTAAGGATTCCTATGAGGTCAACAATGGAAAAGGCGATGCGCTGTCTCGGCTTTGCCAATGCGAATCTTGCCCAG TGTGTGACCAGAAGTTCTTCTCTGAATTGGCAAAGGAGGCTTCGGACATAGCTGGATGTTTTAGTTCAAGAGTGAGGCACCTTCTCAATCTTCACGAGCATAAAATTCAAAGGTTCATTACTTTTGTGCGCCAATGTTTTCAAAGTCCCCAGCAAGCCACGGAACAAGAATGCCGAATGTTAATCGAGTATGTTATCATGAATGCTCTTGCTATAAGGAAAATCCTCAAGAAATATGATAAA GTACACAGTTCGGACAACGGAAGGAAATTTAAATCTAAAATGCTTTCCGAACACATAGAGGTTTTGCAATCACCTTGGTTGATAGAACTCGGGGCTTTCTACATCAATTTTAGTAAATCTAACGGCGGAAGGTCTGATGAACCCCTAAATCCATTCTCTTGTGATCTGATTACCACAGAGCCCAAAATGACATTGATGCTTCCAGATATGGTCAAATTAGAGTACAATCTAACATGCCCcatttgtttg GAACTGGTTTTCAAACCATATGCCTTGGGTTGCGGACATctcttttgcaaatcttgtgctTGCTCTGCGGCTTCTGTAATGATCTTCGAAGGCCCGAAAGCAGCATGTTCGGGATCAAAGTGTCCTGTTTGCAGGGAG GTGGGCGTGTATTGTAACGCGGTACACATGATAGAATTATCTCTACTCTTGAAGAAGCA ATGCAAAGAGTCCTGGAAGGAAAGGGCTGCTGAGGAACGAGCTGAAATTTCGAGGCAAACAAAGATGTACTGGGATGTGCAGTCCAAGTACATGATTGGATATTGA